ATTCTGCATCCCAGATGCTCTTAGTTGTCAGTAAAACTAAGCCTGCCTACGCACCCTTCTATTCTTGATTTATAAATAGGTTTATCTGCCTCACAATTACACATATTCTATTTTGCACATGCACATCCCTTAAGGAGCTTCTAGAGAGTAACTGGCTTTGACTCTTACAACATTATCTGAAAACTATTCCCCCCCCCATGTGAGCATATTTAGAAGGAGATGAAACTATTGGCCTGTGGAGCCCAAAAGACAATCTCCAACATGCACAGGAAATCCAGAACCATGCTTCTAACAGATCTTCATAGGGGCAGGCTCAGGATTGGCTGGTGCGAGTTGGAGAGGTGTgcacttctctttttctttcatgcaTGACCACACATGTTGTGGCTATGAGAAATATTAGTGAGaaagacaataaaagaaaagaaagaagagtgggGTCTGAAAAGGTAGTGATGATGTAGTCTTAAATATAATTAAGGACTTAAGTTGAAGGAAGGAGAGGGCACTCACTACATACATCAAGACCCATGAGAAGTCGGCCTGGCAATCAGGAAGGGAAAATTGCCTTAAGGCTAATCAGGTTGGAAGATACTCGGGTGTTCTGGGCAGGACTGGAACTTAATGAATTATACTATTATGTAGCACTTTCAGGTACAGTACTTCACTCATTTCTCTGTATAATCCAACAAGGAGGGTGGACTGAATACCATCACCCTCATAGAGAAAGTGAAGCCTAGTGAAAGAAACTTGTCAGTTGGGCATCAAGCTGGAACTTCGCATTCTGGCTACACTCTGCTCTGAGCGTCCGCCAGCAATTGCTTCAGACTTACACGGTAGGGGGCAATGAACCCTGACCTGCATGTGACCTGAGCCCATCTCTCCAGCTCACAAACCCCGTTTTCTCATCATAAAGTCACGAGATTATTTTGCATGACCCTAAATCTTAGCCTAGATGTTCCTTGACAGTGGGGGGGGGTAGGGGATTTGGAGGTCAGGGACTGGAAACTGAATAGGGGGTGAACAAGAGACTGTCTCAGATATCAGTCAGGAATGACGAGATGCAAGAAACGGGAGCGCCCGAGGGTGCATATTGAGCtagaggaggaagagcatgacGTGGTGAGTAGGGAAGAATTCAGGAAACGCTTGGGTAGGTTTCCACGTGCagttaaaatgaagaaagaacacAGGTCTGGTCTCTTACGCGTAGCCTGGGGCTGAATCGCAGGCTGAGGAATCCGGTCGGACCAGTGGGGGGCTCCACCGAGTGAAGTCTCCAAATCCCCGAGAGCTCCGCCGTCGCTCCTTGAGCAGATGGGCTGCGGAAGGCGAAGAACTGCGGGGACGTGTCGCCTGCGTCTACGTCTGTCTTCCCACGTCCGAAATCCGCGGGCAACCTTCACCTAGGTCCTGCCCTCCCACCTTGATTCCGCTGCTCGCACTCTCCCTCCCGCAACGGTTGGCGGGGGCGCCGGCGATGCAGATTCCTAGAAGCCTTAAGAGGTTGCCCAGCGGTGGAATTTAGCATCCCCCAAGATAGCTTGAGGTTGGTGTTTACACACCCTCTGGCCACAAAAGGGCGGGGGTAGGTGATGGTGCAAGGAGAGGGAACTCCCCCTACACCACTCCACCCACCCTGGAGCCCACTTTCCTCCCAGTCCTGCCAGCCTCCCAGGGCATCTGGGGCGCGGGGCTGACGGCTCAGTGGAGAAGCAGCAGGGGGTGGAGGGGAGCAGGTAACGGCAGGTCGGGAGTGGGGGGACGAGGCTGCTTCGGGACCTCTGGGACACATGCCCGCCGGCTCTCCCGGACTGGGGACGTGAGTCAGATCTCCTGCACCCGCGGGTcgggcggtggggggggggcaggtcaGGAAATGACATCAGAGGCCTGTGTTTGGGGAGGGTGGTCTTGCCGGGCCGGAGCAGCGGGGGCGGCGGCGGGCGGACCATCGCGGAGCCTCCGGCCCCGTGCAGGATCAGGGCCCCTTCCTGGGGGAGTTTCCTGCCTTGTCCGCCCTCCCCGCCTCTCCCCGCCCCCTCTCCGGGCCGCTCCTTGTATGGTCTCGGCGTCGCGCTCTccccgccctccctccctccctcttccctgcgTGCCTCCCCGGCTGGCTGGAGGCTGCAGGACCGGGACACAGAGTCCGCGGACCGGTGCCGAGGCGGTCACCCCAGACGCGGCGCGTAAGCTCCCGGCCCGCGGTGAGGCGCGGGAGAGGCCCCGAGGTCTCCGGGGAGGTGGCGCGGGATCCCGGGTGCAAGGAAGGGGCGGGGGGTCGCGGAAGAGAACTGAGACCGCCTGAGGTCCTCGGCCCGGCGCCGCTGGGTAACCTGGCCATCACCTCCCCGCAGCCCGGCCCGGCCATGGCGGCCCCCCGTCCGCCTCCTGCGATCTCCGTCTCCGTCTCGGCCCCGGCTTTTTACGCCCCGCAGAAGAAGTTCGGCCCCGTGGTGGCCCCAAAGCCCAAAGTGAATCCTTTCCGGCCGGGGGACAGCGAGCCTCCCGCTGCGGCCGGGGCCCAGCGCGCACAGATGGGCCGAGTGGGTGAGATCCCCCCGCCGCCCCCGGAAGGTATGCAGCTGGGTTTGGGGCTGGACCTCCGCGGGCACTGGGTGTGGGGCGGATTTTGGGAATTTGGGGTATTTGGGAAGGTGGTTGCAGAGGGGGCTGGGCCCAGCCACCCCGTTCCGAGCAGATGTTCTTACCTCATCATGGAGCTCATGGCTGGGCGCCAGGGCTCCTGGGACCGTTCCAAGTCCCCCGCCTGGGGGTGGGAGGCGGGAATGTGGGCCACGAATTTTACCCTGTAGGTCCATTCTCCTTAGTGTAACGGGAGCTGCACCACTTCTCTATCGAGTTCTCAGTCTTTCCTGACCCAAGAGCACCAGGGCGCCTTACACCCCTTCTTTCCTTACCAATATGCTCCAGGACCCCCAGGAGAGTTcttgggttaggattagagctatagACAGAGGGAAATAGAGGAAAAGAGGGCCCCCACCGATggccctttccttccttcccagacTTTCCTTTACCCCCTCCTCCTGTCCTTGGGGATGTCGACGATGCCGAGGGTGCTCTGGGAGGTGCCTTCCCACCTCCGCCTCCCCCCATCGAAGAACCCTTCCCCCCTGCGCCTCTGGAGGAGGACATCTTCCCTtcaccacctcctcctctggAGATGGAGGGAGCGCCTGAGGCCCCCACCCCTCTCCCGCCGCAGGTATGGAGACCTAGGAGGGCAACTACAGTGGGGCACCCctaaggaaagggaaaaggggtGTTTCCTCTTACCTCCTGTGCACCtattggggtggggtgggcttgGAGAACTGGAGTGGGTGCTCTGACCCTTGACCCTCTAGCCCAGGGAGAAGGTGAGCAGTATTGACCTGGAGATTGACTCTTTGTCCTCGTTGCTGGATGATATGACCAAGAATGATCCCTTCAAAGCCCGGGTAAGGGATGGGACTTTGCTGGTTTGAGAGGAGAGGCATGGAGGGAGGTAGCCCCTTCTGACTGCacttctctcctctctgcctccccttgCAGGTGTCATCTGGATATGTACCCCCTCCAGTTGCCACTCCATTCATTCCCAAGTCCAGTGCTAAGCCTGCAACTGGGGGCACAGCACCCCTGCCTCCTTGGAAGGCCCCTTCTAGCACCCAGCCTCTGCCCCAGGCTCAGCCTCAGAGCCAGCCGCAGTTTCATGTCCAGCCTCAGGCCCAACCCCACGCCCAGACCAAGCCTCAGGTCCAACTCCATGTCCAGCCCCAGGCCCATCCTGTGGCTTTGACAAATACTCAGCTGCGAggtcccccagccccagctccagcccctaaGTTTTCTCCAGTGGCTCCCAAGTTTACTCCTGTGGCTTCTAAGTTCAGCCCTGGAGCTCCAGGTGGACCCGTGTCACAGCCCAATCAAAAATCGGGGCCTTCGGAGACTGGTCCTTCCACTGGCACAGGCTCCCCTCAACCCCCCAACTTCACCTATGCTCAGCAGAGGGAGAAGCCCCGAGTGCAGGAGAAGCAGCACCCAGTGCCCCCACCGGCCCCAAACCAAAACCGGAACCAGGTGAGGGACAAGGAGGCTGAGAACAGGGGGATAGGGCCAGGGCTCAGTCAGGAGCCAGAGAATAAGGGTGAggttcctggggagggagggtctGGAAGGGTAGGATAGTAGTTTTAACTGGGGGTGCGGGCTGGACTGATAGAATGATGGGAAGGGAAAGCTCTTCTACAGTAGGGACCTGCATGGGTGGGGCCTGACCCCATGGGCTGAGCAACCAGGGCTCTCTCTGAATTAGGAGGATTGGTCAACCTTGCCTTGTGCCTCTGCCCCAGAATGTTAAAGGGAAGGATGAGCTCAGCAGGCCAGCCTTGGTTTTTCTCATTCTTGGATCTTGAGTTAATCTACCGGCTACTTTGAACACTGTCACCGCCTGAGGGCCCATCTGGAGATAAGAGTGAAGCACCAGTAAACACCAGCTGAGCCAGCATCCActgagtgccaggcactgtgctctgTGCTCTGTAGGCTGAGACACCTGGGACATGGGAGGGAAGAGATCTCTCAAAGAGGTTCAGCCTTTGGAGTTGAGGGACCTGGGATAGAATTCCTGGCTTGGCTTCGCACAAGCTGTTAGACTCCGTCAAGTTAGGTGAACTTTGAGCCCCAGTTTCTCCATCTTTACATTCATATACTGCATGTGAAGAGTAGTGAGCTAATGCTTAGGAAGTGCTAGGTTCTCTGTGTAGCATGTACATACCCAAAGTAGAGACAAAACAGTTCTTGCTCCCTAGTTCAGGAGAAGAGATCTTCAGAATTGAAGGGACCCTAATGGTGGTCTAATCCAACCATAGTGTCTATTCACCCATAGAATAGGAGGAAAGGCCAAGTGCCAGTGAGTTCCTGTAAGTGAAAATTCTGTGACTTTCACAACTTAGAGCCAGAAGCCATTGAGGGGTCTGGTAAGTTAGGGAAGGCTTTGTGAGCATGCTGTGCCCTGAAGGATGGGCAGGTCTGAAGAATCCAGAGAGGAGAAGGAACGGCATGTACGTGGGAATGGCATGGACAAAACTCAAGGGTGCAAATACACAAGGGGTATTTGGAGAACAGAAAGCAGAAAGTTCCTGTGGGAAAATTAAGAGCTATACTTAGGTAGGTGGGGGCGAGAGAGAGTAGGAAATGAAATCGTACACCAGGGAGCTGGTGCATATTGGAGAGTCATTAATGATATTCAGTAGTGTGTGGCTGGGTCAGGAGGGCTGGTGATTGCAGTGCTTTTGGAAGCTCTCTGGAAAGTTTTTCCAGCAGAGATGTGTGTTAGAGAAGGGAGATCGGTGACGTGTGTGAGTTCACTCCTGGGCCACAGTAACATTAGTTGCAATGAAAAATAAGACCCAGGGATGAGAGCTATCACAAAGGAAGAGCCTACAGGAGGAGGCAACTGATAAGTAGCTggaagaagagaggagggagagaagtaGAAATGCCAGGGGGATTCTGGGCCTGGGTGTGTTGGAGAGTGATGTTATTGCTGACAAAATAGAGAAGTTCCGAAGAGGAAATGATTTGGATGGGAAGAGGAGGGGTCTGACTGTCAGAGTGTTGAGCAACAGGTTCTAGGAACCCTTGCTTTAGGCTGGAACTGTTATCCAGCTAGAATTGTGGGACCAGAATTTAGGAATAGGCCCCTGACCAGAGATGTGTACGTGGTAGTGTGCATAGACACTGAAGCAATAGAGACTGTGGCTTCCAGAGATGGTGTAGGGGGAGCTGGGGCCATGCCATGTTGGCCAAGTGGGAgtgtgggggaggagaagggcGAATCAGGAGAATGAATGAGGCCACTGGAGCAGTAAGGCCAGAGATATGACTGTTAGGACATTGTAGATGGCCTTGGAGCAGCTCATTTGTACCCTGTAAATGGGGGCAGAATCAAAGGAGTTAAGTGAGTGGGTGGTAGGAACATGGAGTTGGTAGTGTAGCCTCAAAGTTTGTTAGGGACTTTGGGAAGGAGTGAGTGTGGGTGTTTTTCAGGTTAGAGGAGGAGGACCAGGGTGTGTCTGTAAAACAGGAGGCCAGAGCCAGTGAGGGAAGGCTCAGTGGTGCTGAGAACAGGGGCATCTCACCCCGAGGCATTCCCAGAGATCAAGGACAGGGCCACAGGCGTAGTGCTTCCTATGCTGCAGAAGGACACTGAGGGAGCTTGTGCTGGCTGGCTGCCATCAGTTGTGTTGGGGTGAGGTCATCTGTGAGAGTGAGAAGATAAAGCATGTGGGGGCTCTAGGACATGGAAAAGTTTTGGAACAGCTGCTGTGGGGAAGGCAACTGGGAATCTGCTGGAGCTAAATACAGACAGCCGAGCTGGGGCTGGAGGGCGTGGAGGGCGCTGCAGTGTTTTGTGAGCTCACTCTGCAGTGTTT
This is a stretch of genomic DNA from Ictidomys tridecemlineatus isolate mIctTri1 chromosome 2, mIctTri1.hap1, whole genome shotgun sequence. It encodes these proteins:
- the Zyx gene encoding zyxin isoform X2 — its product is MVSASRSPRPPSLPLPCVPPRLAGGCRTGTQSPRTGAEAVTPDAPGPAMAAPRPPPAISVSVSAPAFYAPQKKFGPVVAPKPKVNPFRPGDSEPPAAAGAQRAQMGRVGEIPPPPPEDFPLPPPPVLGDVDDAEGALGGAFPPPPPPIEEPFPPAPLEEDIFPSPPPPLEMEGAPEAPTPLPPQPREKVSSIDLEIDSLSSLLDDMTKNDPFKARVSSGYVPPPVATPFIPKSSAKPATGGTAPLPPWKAPSSTQPLPQAQPQSQPQFHVQPQAQPHAQTKPQVQLHVQPQAHPVALTNTQLRGPPAPAPAPKFSPVAPKFTPVASKFSPGAPGGPVSQPNQKSGPSETGPSTGTGSPQPPNFTYAQQREKPRVQEKQHPVPPPAPNQNRNQVRSPGAPGPLTLKEVEELEQLTQQLMQDMEQPQRQSVTVNESCGKCQQPLDRSQPAVRALGQLFHITCFTCHKCEQQLQGQQFYSLEGLPYCEGCYTDTLEKCNTCGQPITERMLRATGKAYHPQCFTCVVCACSLEGTSFIVDQANRPHCVPDYHKQYAPKCSVCAEPIMPEPGRDETVRVVALDKNFHMKCYKCEDCGKPLSVEADDDGCFPLDGHVLCRKCHAAKAQT
- the Zyx gene encoding zyxin isoform X1; its protein translation is MVSASRSPRPPSLPLPCVPPRLAGGCRTGTQSPRTGAEAVTPDAPGPAMAAPRPPPAISVSVSAPAFYAPQKKFGPVVAPKPKVNPFRPGDSEPPAAAGAQRAQMGRVGEIPPPPPEDFPLPPPPVLGDVDDAEGALGGAFPPPPPPIEEPFPPAPLEEDIFPSPPPPLEMEGAPEAPTPLPPQPREKVSSIDLEIDSLSSLLDDMTKNDPFKARVSSGYVPPPVATPFIPKSSAKPATGGTAPLPPWKAPSSTQPLPQAQPQSQPQFHVQPQAQPHAQTKPQVQLHVQPQAHPVALTNTQLRGPPAPAPAPKFSPVAPKFTPVASKFSPGAPGGPVSQPNQKSGPSETGPSTGTGSPQPPNFTYAQQREKPRVQEKQHPVPPPAPNQNRNQVLGFQVRSPGAPGPLTLKEVEELEQLTQQLMQDMEQPQRQSVTVNESCGKCQQPLDRSQPAVRALGQLFHITCFTCHKCEQQLQGQQFYSLEGLPYCEGCYTDTLEKCNTCGQPITERMLRATGKAYHPQCFTCVVCACSLEGTSFIVDQANRPHCVPDYHKQYAPKCSVCAEPIMPEPGRDETVRVVALDKNFHMKCYKCEDCGKPLSVEADDDGCFPLDGHVLCRKCHAAKAQT
- the Zyx gene encoding zyxin isoform X3, which gives rise to MAAPRPPPAISVSVSAPAFYAPQKKFGPVVAPKPKVNPFRPGDSEPPAAAGAQRAQMGRVGEIPPPPPEDFPLPPPPVLGDVDDAEGALGGAFPPPPPPIEEPFPPAPLEEDIFPSPPPPLEMEGAPEAPTPLPPQPREKVSSIDLEIDSLSSLLDDMTKNDPFKARVSSGYVPPPVATPFIPKSSAKPATGGTAPLPPWKAPSSTQPLPQAQPQSQPQFHVQPQAQPHAQTKPQVQLHVQPQAHPVALTNTQLRGPPAPAPAPKFSPVAPKFTPVASKFSPGAPGGPVSQPNQKSGPSETGPSTGTGSPQPPNFTYAQQREKPRVQEKQHPVPPPAPNQNRNQVLGFQVRSPGAPGPLTLKEVEELEQLTQQLMQDMEQPQRQSVTVNESCGKCQQPLDRSQPAVRALGQLFHITCFTCHKCEQQLQGQQFYSLEGLPYCEGCYTDTLEKCNTCGQPITERMLRATGKAYHPQCFTCVVCACSLEGTSFIVDQANRPHCVPDYHKQYAPKCSVCAEPIMPEPGRDETVRVVALDKNFHMKCYKCEDCGKPLSVEADDDGCFPLDGHVLCRKCHAAKAQT